The proteins below come from a single Gossypium raimondii isolate GPD5lz chromosome 2, ASM2569854v1, whole genome shotgun sequence genomic window:
- the LOC105788718 gene encoding uncharacterized protein LOC105788718 isoform X3 has product MVVKVAATSARLQWSQANLPQPPSSSQALASAISSPSLPRRCRSDGALVLKSVQRLNRSALFGSSSTNIQGSRSCDLLKPRSGTSRRACSASLDAFSDEEFSKKIQELALRFQLSDNDGTTTNSKTNGDDLVSERETETGTVPDFETESFEFSEQLSTIERKANSVDLPVSLRMIKRKLQWQEGFREAGESAYCSMKKAFSSMVFIIRELHSYTLQMRELLFYEDLQGILVRVQKEMHASFVWLFQQVFSHTPTLMVYVMILLANYSVHSMGSNAALAATAAANPTPGSYVGMVDVQDQKDSKFDSSSIKSFSVSSSSGKTASIGGNNGGGGKVRSVANGTDGDGWFNKADQFRTIFPDGASQLSSPGTTAETQSESTREEELTLWNSIVDEASKMLASYRDETLDHETIQRFVSPVTANIEPDGDYEDYIRTELLYQTGLSQDPTNSLLLANYAQFLYLVAHDYERNYYDPLYRDGSFLNI; this is encoded by the exons ATGGTAGTGAAAGTTGCGGCAACGTCGGCGCGTTTACAATGGTCGCAGGCGAATCTTCCTCAGCCTCCTTCTTCTTCCCAAGCTTTAGCTTCAGCAATCTCTTCACCTTCCCTTCCGCGGCGTTGCCGCAGCGACGGCGCTCTCGTTCTCAAGTCCGTACAAAGACTGAACCGGTCGGCTCTGTTCGGTTCAAGCTCCACCAATATCCAAGGGTCCCGATCTTGCGATTTGCTCAAACCGAGATCCGGAACTTCACGACGAGCTTGCAGCGCAAGCTTAGATGCCTTTTCTGATGAAGAATTTTCCAAGAAAATCCAAGAATTGGCTCTCAGATTCCAGTTATCAGACAATGACGGCACAACCACCAACAGCAAAACTAACGGAGACGATTTAGTTTCCGAACGGGAAACGGAAACTGGAACCGTTCCCGATTTCGAAACGGAATCTTTTGAATTTAGTGAACAGTTATCAACTATAGAACGTAAAGCCAACAGCGTTGATCTTCCGGTTTCGCTGCGAATGATTAAGAGGAAATTACAATGGCAAGAAGGGTTTCGAGAGGCAGGGGAGTCGGCGTATTGTTCGATGAAGAAGGCGTTTTCCTCGATGGTGTTTATAATCCGGGAGCTCCATAGCTATACTCTGCAAATGCGAGAGCTTTTGTTTTATGAAGATTTACAAGGGATTCTCGTTAGAGTTCAAAAAGAGATGCACGCTTCATTCGTTTGGTTGTTCCAACAGGTCTTTTCTCATACACCCACTTTGATGGTCTACGTGATGATCCTATTAGCAAATTATTCGGTTCATTCAATGGGAAGCAACGCCGCTCTGGCAGCAACCGCCGCTGCGAATCCGACGCCGGGGTCTTATGTTGGTATGGTTGACGTTCAAGATCAGAAGGATTCCAAGTTCGATTCTTCGTCGATAAAGTCATTTTCAGTGTCGTCATCGAGCGGGAAAACCGCTTCCATCGGGGGGAACAACGGCGGCGGTGGAAAAGTCCGGTCTGTAGCCAACGGAACAGACGGGGACGGTTGGTTTAACAAAGCAGACCAGTTCAGAACCATCTTTCCCGATGGTGCTTCCCAGTTATCATCCCCCGGAACAACCGCAGAAACACAAAGCGAATCAACCAGAGAAGAAGAGCTCACTCTTTGGAACTCAATCGTCGATGAAGCTTCGAAAATGCTCGCTTCATACAGAGACGAGACGCTCGACCATGAAACAATTCAGAGATTCGTTTCTCCGGTGACGGCAAACATCGAACCCGACGGTGATTATGAAGATTATATAAGAACTGAGCTTCTTTATCAAACGGGGTTATCTCAAGACCCCACTAACTCCCTCCTCCTCGCCAATTACGCTCAGTTTCTCTACCTTGTTGCACATGATTATGAGAG AAATTATTATGATCCACTGTACCGGGATGGGTCTTTCTTGAATATCTGA
- the LOC105788718 gene encoding uncharacterized protein LOC105788718 isoform X2, with protein sequence MVVKVAATSARLQWSQANLPQPPSSSQALASAISSPSLPRRCRSDGALVLKSVQRLNRSALFGSSSTNIQGSRSCDLLKPRSGTSRRACSASLDAFSDEEFSKKIQELALRFQLSDNDGTTTNSKTNGDDLVSERETETGTVPDFETESFEFSEQLSTIERKANSVDLPVSLRMIKRKLQWQEGFREAGESAYCSMKKAFSSMVFIIRELHSYTLQMRELLFYEDLQGILVRVQKEMHASFVWLFQQVFSHTPTLMVYVMILLANYSVHSMGSNAALAATAAANPTPGSYVGMVDVQDQKDSKFDSSSIKSFSVSSSSGKTASIGGNNGGGGKVRSVANGTDGDGWFNKADQFRTIFPDGASQLSSPGTTAETQSESTREEELTLWNSIVDEASKMLASYRDETLDHETIQRFVSPVTANIEPDGDYEDYIRTELLYQTGLSQDPTNSLLLANYAQFLYLVAHDYERAEEYFKKAVTVEAVDAEAYSKYASFLWKARNDLWAAEETFLEAIEADPSNSYYAANYAHFLWNTGGEDTCFPLDTTQDA encoded by the exons ATGGTAGTGAAAGTTGCGGCAACGTCGGCGCGTTTACAATGGTCGCAGGCGAATCTTCCTCAGCCTCCTTCTTCTTCCCAAGCTTTAGCTTCAGCAATCTCTTCACCTTCCCTTCCGCGGCGTTGCCGCAGCGACGGCGCTCTCGTTCTCAAGTCCGTACAAAGACTGAACCGGTCGGCTCTGTTCGGTTCAAGCTCCACCAATATCCAAGGGTCCCGATCTTGCGATTTGCTCAAACCGAGATCCGGAACTTCACGACGAGCTTGCAGCGCAAGCTTAGATGCCTTTTCTGATGAAGAATTTTCCAAGAAAATCCAAGAATTGGCTCTCAGATTCCAGTTATCAGACAATGACGGCACAACCACCAACAGCAAAACTAACGGAGACGATTTAGTTTCCGAACGGGAAACGGAAACTGGAACCGTTCCCGATTTCGAAACGGAATCTTTTGAATTTAGTGAACAGTTATCAACTATAGAACGTAAAGCCAACAGCGTTGATCTTCCGGTTTCGCTGCGAATGATTAAGAGGAAATTACAATGGCAAGAAGGGTTTCGAGAGGCAGGGGAGTCGGCGTATTGTTCGATGAAGAAGGCGTTTTCCTCGATGGTGTTTATAATCCGGGAGCTCCATAGCTATACTCTGCAAATGCGAGAGCTTTTGTTTTATGAAGATTTACAAGGGATTCTCGTTAGAGTTCAAAAAGAGATGCACGCTTCATTCGTTTGGTTGTTCCAACAGGTCTTTTCTCATACACCCACTTTGATGGTCTACGTGATGATCCTATTAGCAAATTATTCGGTTCATTCAATGGGAAGCAACGCCGCTCTGGCAGCAACCGCCGCTGCGAATCCGACGCCGGGGTCTTATGTTGGTATGGTTGACGTTCAAGATCAGAAGGATTCCAAGTTCGATTCTTCGTCGATAAAGTCATTTTCAGTGTCGTCATCGAGCGGGAAAACCGCTTCCATCGGGGGGAACAACGGCGGCGGTGGAAAAGTCCGGTCTGTAGCCAACGGAACAGACGGGGACGGTTGGTTTAACAAAGCAGACCAGTTCAGAACCATCTTTCCCGATGGTGCTTCCCAGTTATCATCCCCCGGAACAACCGCAGAAACACAAAGCGAATCAACCAGAGAAGAAGAGCTCACTCTTTGGAACTCAATCGTCGATGAAGCTTCGAAAATGCTCGCTTCATACAGAGACGAGACGCTCGACCATGAAACAATTCAGAGATTCGTTTCTCCGGTGACGGCAAACATCGAACCCGACGGTGATTATGAAGATTATATAAGAACTGAGCTTCTTTATCAAACGGGGTTATCTCAAGACCCCACTAACTCCCTCCTCCTCGCCAATTACGCTCAGTTTCTCTACCTTGTTGCACATGATTATGAGAG agcgGAAGAGTACTTCAAGAAAGCGGTAACAGTGGAGGCGGTGGATGCGGAAGCGTACAGTAAATACGCAAGCTTTTTGTGGAAAGCGAGGAACGATTTGTGGGCAGCTGAGGAAACCTTCTTGGAAGCCATTGAAGCAGATCCGAGCAACTCTTATTACGCCGCGAATTATGCTCATTTTCTATGGAACACTGGTGGGGAAGATACCTGTTTCCCTCTTGACACTACCCAAGACGcttaa
- the LOC105788718 gene encoding uncharacterized protein LOC105788718 isoform X1 — protein MVVKVAATSARLQWSQANLPQPPSSSQALASAISSPSLPRRCRSDGALVLKSVQRLNRSALFGSSSTNIQGSRSCDLLKPRSGTSRRACSASLDAFSDEEFSKKIQELALRFQLSDNDGTTTNSKTNGDDLVSERETETGTVPDFETESFEFSEQLSTIERKANSVDLPVSLRMIKRKLQWQEGFREAGESAYCSMKKAFSSMVFIIRELHSYTLQMRELLFYEDLQGILVRVQKEMHASFVWLFQQVFSHTPTLMVYVMILLANYSVHSMGSNAALAATAAANPTPGSYVGMVDVQDQKDSKFDSSSIKSFSVSSSSGKTASIGGNNGGGGKVRSVANGTDGDGWFNKADQFRTIFPDGASQLSSPGTTAETQSESTREEELTLWNSIVDEASKMLASYRDETLDHETIQRFVSPVTANIEPDGDYEDYIRTELLYQTGLSQDPTNSLLLANYAQFLYLVAHDYESVEKKNRAEEYFKKAVTVEAVDAEAYSKYASFLWKARNDLWAAEETFLEAIEADPSNSYYAANYAHFLWNTGGEDTCFPLDTTQDA, from the exons ATGGTAGTGAAAGTTGCGGCAACGTCGGCGCGTTTACAATGGTCGCAGGCGAATCTTCCTCAGCCTCCTTCTTCTTCCCAAGCTTTAGCTTCAGCAATCTCTTCACCTTCCCTTCCGCGGCGTTGCCGCAGCGACGGCGCTCTCGTTCTCAAGTCCGTACAAAGACTGAACCGGTCGGCTCTGTTCGGTTCAAGCTCCACCAATATCCAAGGGTCCCGATCTTGCGATTTGCTCAAACCGAGATCCGGAACTTCACGACGAGCTTGCAGCGCAAGCTTAGATGCCTTTTCTGATGAAGAATTTTCCAAGAAAATCCAAGAATTGGCTCTCAGATTCCAGTTATCAGACAATGACGGCACAACCACCAACAGCAAAACTAACGGAGACGATTTAGTTTCCGAACGGGAAACGGAAACTGGAACCGTTCCCGATTTCGAAACGGAATCTTTTGAATTTAGTGAACAGTTATCAACTATAGAACGTAAAGCCAACAGCGTTGATCTTCCGGTTTCGCTGCGAATGATTAAGAGGAAATTACAATGGCAAGAAGGGTTTCGAGAGGCAGGGGAGTCGGCGTATTGTTCGATGAAGAAGGCGTTTTCCTCGATGGTGTTTATAATCCGGGAGCTCCATAGCTATACTCTGCAAATGCGAGAGCTTTTGTTTTATGAAGATTTACAAGGGATTCTCGTTAGAGTTCAAAAAGAGATGCACGCTTCATTCGTTTGGTTGTTCCAACAGGTCTTTTCTCATACACCCACTTTGATGGTCTACGTGATGATCCTATTAGCAAATTATTCGGTTCATTCAATGGGAAGCAACGCCGCTCTGGCAGCAACCGCCGCTGCGAATCCGACGCCGGGGTCTTATGTTGGTATGGTTGACGTTCAAGATCAGAAGGATTCCAAGTTCGATTCTTCGTCGATAAAGTCATTTTCAGTGTCGTCATCGAGCGGGAAAACCGCTTCCATCGGGGGGAACAACGGCGGCGGTGGAAAAGTCCGGTCTGTAGCCAACGGAACAGACGGGGACGGTTGGTTTAACAAAGCAGACCAGTTCAGAACCATCTTTCCCGATGGTGCTTCCCAGTTATCATCCCCCGGAACAACCGCAGAAACACAAAGCGAATCAACCAGAGAAGAAGAGCTCACTCTTTGGAACTCAATCGTCGATGAAGCTTCGAAAATGCTCGCTTCATACAGAGACGAGACGCTCGACCATGAAACAATTCAGAGATTCGTTTCTCCGGTGACGGCAAACATCGAACCCGACGGTGATTATGAAGATTATATAAGAACTGAGCTTCTTTATCAAACGGGGTTATCTCAAGACCCCACTAACTCCCTCCTCCTCGCCAATTACGCTCAGTTTCTCTACCTTGTTGCACATGATTATGAGAG cgttgaaaaaaaaaacagagcgGAAGAGTACTTCAAGAAAGCGGTAACAGTGGAGGCGGTGGATGCGGAAGCGTACAGTAAATACGCAAGCTTTTTGTGGAAAGCGAGGAACGATTTGTGGGCAGCTGAGGAAACCTTCTTGGAAGCCATTGAAGCAGATCCGAGCAACTCTTATTACGCCGCGAATTATGCTCATTTTCTATGGAACACTGGTGGGGAAGATACCTGTTTCCCTCTTGACACTACCCAAGACGcttaa